CGATCTTCTATCCCCTCGGGGCGGGCTACCAGCCGGACGTGGAGGGCGTGCGCCGCGCGATCACGCCGAAGACGCGGGCCATCCTGATCAACAGCCCGAGCAACCCCACCGGAGCCGTGATTCCCGAGGCGACGCTCCGCGCGCTCTACGCCGTCGCACGGGAGCGCGATCTCTGGATCATCAGCGACGAGGCGTACGAGGACATCGTCTTCGACGCGGCGCACGTCTCGCTCGCCTCGTTCGAGCGCGATCTGCCCGAGTCGGCGCGGCGCGTCTTCTCGCTCTTCACGTTCTCGAAATCGTACGCGATGACCGGCTTTCGCCTGGGGTACATGGCCGCTCCGAATCTCCTGATCGCCAACGTTCTCCGGAAGATCCAGGAGCCGCTGGTGGCCTCGACCGCCACGCCGATCCAATGGGGAGGGCTGGCGGTGCTCCCCGACGAGACGACGATCGCTTCGATGCGGGACGCCTACCGGCGCCGGCGTGATCTCGCGCTGTCGATCCTCCGACCGGCGGGGCTGGTCGACTACACCCCCGAGGGCGCCTTCTACGTGCTCGCGGACGTCCGGTCGACGGGGCTGGACGCGGACGAGTTCGCGGTGCGGCTCTTGCGGGAGCATCGGGTGGCGGTGGCGCCCGCCTCGGGGTTCGCTCTCGCGCCGCGCATCGGGCCCGACGGGCTCCCGGAAGGCGAGATGACCGCCGCCGGCGCCCCGGACTACCCGATCAATCCGAAGGCCCGGAGCCGGGTCCGGATCGCGTTCTGTGTTTCGGAGGCGGAGCTCCAGGAGGGGCTCACCCGCCTCGTGTCCTTCGCGCGCTCGTGCGCGGCCGTCAAGGCCTAGCGGCCGCTTTAGCCTCGGCGTACGTCCCGGCGAAGTAGGCCACGTTCTGGAACGCCTCGTGGGTGATCGCTTCGGCCACCGTGCGCGCCATTCCCGGATCGCCCCCCAAGACGATGATCCGCGTGTTGTGGTCCTCCATCGGCAGCCGCCCGTCGTCCTTGGCCCGCTTGACCTCGCCGACGTCCTTTCCCTCGAGGACCAGGCTGCGCGGGATGTTCCGGGCGCCCGGAAGGGAGCCGGCGCGGAAGGCGTCCGCCTCGCGCACGTCGATCAGGACCGCCGTCCGGTCGTCCGCGATCACGTGCTGGAGCCCCTCCGGCTCGATCACGGTCACTCCCCCG
The DNA window shown above is from Candidatus Eisenbacteria bacterium and carries:
- a CDS encoding aminotransferase class I/II-fold pyridoxal phosphate-dependent enzyme, producing the protein MFRLADELERSGGGRVIRLHVGDPDFAPPEAAIEATARAMREGKTHYPPSVGVHELRVALARKVTRKNGIAAATEQIVVTPGSTEALLAAMEIALHPGDGMLLPEIYWPNYVQQTLLASAIPIFYPLGAGYQPDVEGVRRAITPKTRAILINSPSNPTGAVIPEATLRALYAVARERDLWIISDEAYEDIVFDAAHVSLASFERDLPESARRVFSLFTFSKSYAMTGFRLGYMAAPNLLIANVLRKIQEPLVASTATPIQWGGLAVLPDETTIASMRDAYRRRRDLALSILRPAGLVDYTPEGAFYVLADVRSTGLDADEFAVRLLREHRVAVAPASGFALAPRIGPDGLPEGEMTAAGAPDYPINPKARSRVRIAFCVSEAELQEGLTRLVSFARSCAAVKA